The proteins below are encoded in one region of Fibrella aestuarina BUZ 2:
- a CDS encoding efflux transporter outer membrane subunit: MVRLFIPDLIKKTGYLAALALLAGCQSVKPLFQPEAVPLSDSRNTSVPASFSRQTNYANDSTSIAGQSWRAFFAEPALVALIDTALTNNLDLRIALQRIEQARATFEYSRGFLAPQINATASAGVDRYGQYTLNGVGNFDTNLSNNIRGDKLIPNPTPDYFLGFRSTWELDIWGKLRNRRKAAYLRLLASERGRQAVVTSLVAQVARYYYALLALDGELNIIQENIDFQQRALELVRVQKQAGRVTELAVQQFAAQLLNTRSRQGQVRQQAAQAENELNQLLGRYPQPIARGRSLEDRELPGQAPTGLPVQMLVRRPDIRQAELELQATNVDVDVARAEFLPSLNLSAYLGLNAFRVATLTNPGSIAAGLLGGLSAPLFNRRFLKANYRGSIAQSREAFFRYRQTVLTGFSEVSTQLQAVDNFRQVANWQTQEVTTLRQAVSTSNDLFASGYASYLEVITAQRSVLEAELALINTKQAQFLAMTDLYRALGGGWE; this comes from the coding sequence ATGGTACGATTGTTCATTCCTGATCTAATAAAGAAAACCGGCTATCTGGCGGCGCTGGCGCTGCTGGCGGGCTGTCAGTCAGTAAAACCCCTGTTTCAGCCCGAAGCCGTACCACTCAGCGACAGTCGCAACACGTCGGTGCCCGCTTCGTTTAGCCGACAAACCAACTACGCCAACGACTCAACGTCCATTGCCGGTCAGTCGTGGCGGGCGTTTTTCGCCGAACCGGCGCTGGTGGCACTGATCGACACGGCACTGACCAACAACCTCGACCTACGCATTGCCCTGCAACGCATCGAGCAGGCTCGCGCTACGTTTGAGTACAGCCGGGGGTTTCTGGCACCGCAGATCAACGCGACAGCCTCGGCGGGGGTCGACCGCTACGGGCAGTATACGCTCAACGGCGTGGGTAACTTCGACACGAACCTGTCGAACAACATCCGGGGCGATAAGCTCATCCCCAACCCGACGCCCGACTATTTCCTCGGCTTTCGCAGCACCTGGGAACTCGACATCTGGGGCAAACTCCGCAATCGACGTAAGGCCGCTTACCTGCGGTTGCTGGCGTCGGAACGGGGTCGGCAGGCCGTGGTGACGAGTCTGGTGGCGCAGGTGGCGCGGTATTATTACGCCTTGCTGGCCCTGGATGGCGAGTTGAACATCATCCAGGAAAACATTGATTTTCAGCAACGAGCCCTCGAATTGGTCCGGGTGCAGAAACAGGCGGGCCGGGTGACCGAGCTGGCCGTGCAGCAGTTTGCCGCGCAGTTGCTGAATACCCGCAGCCGCCAGGGTCAGGTACGTCAGCAGGCGGCGCAGGCCGAGAACGAACTGAATCAATTACTGGGCCGCTACCCGCAGCCCATTGCACGCGGCCGGTCGCTGGAAGACCGTGAATTACCGGGTCAGGCGCCGACGGGCCTCCCCGTGCAGATGCTCGTTCGGCGCCCCGACATCCGGCAGGCCGAACTGGAGCTTCAGGCCACCAACGTGGATGTCGACGTGGCCCGGGCCGAGTTTCTGCCTAGCCTCAACCTCTCGGCCTACCTGGGTCTCAACGCCTTTCGCGTCGCGACGCTGACCAACCCCGGCTCGATTGCCGCGGGCCTATTAGGCGGGCTGTCGGCGCCGCTGTTCAACCGTCGTTTTCTGAAGGCCAATTACCGGGGCTCGATCGCCCAGAGCCGCGAGGCGTTTTTCCGCTATCGGCAAACGGTGCTGACGGGCTTCAGTGAGGTGAGCACGCAGCTACAGGCCGTCGATAATTTCCGGCAGGTAGCCAACTGGCAAACGCAGGAAGTGACTACGCTTCGGCAGGCCGTGAGCACCTCCAATGACCTGTTTGCCAGCGGTTACGCCTCCTATCTGGAAGTGATCACCGCCCAACGCAGCGTACTAGAGGCCGAACTGGCGCTCATCAACACGAAGCAGGCGCAGTTTCTGGCCATGACCGATTTGTACCGCGCCCTGGGCGGCGGATGGGAATAG
- a CDS encoding family 10 glycosylhydrolase encodes MAARFRNVLPVWCLLFLCALCVLPRPDALAQPKREFRAAWIATVSNIDWPSRPGLSADQQRAEFVKILTQHQQAGLNAVVVQVRSACDALYPSAFEPWADVLTGRQGQAPDYDPLAFMIAECHKRGLEFHAWFNPYRAVANTQVGTLHAAHIARKRPDWLLAQGTLRILNPGLPAVRNYVAGVIMDVVRRYDIDGVHFDDYFYPYPPGPGTLPFNDDATFAANKRGFTNRAAWRRDNVNLFIKQMADSLQATKPWVKFGVSPFGIWQNKSAAQPLGSTSRGLQSYSDIYADSRQWIQAGWLDYVAPQLYWNSKQTSANYGQLVPWWSAVVQSSPATAGVNRHLYIGQAAYRVGAAGESATWNVAGHMPDQLRLNRSTVAVQGSIFYNTSTFNRNPLGLRDSLRTAAFYGRPALRPAMPWKHNTPLPAPTQLQAERQGSWVALHWEKPSTVADELNRIRQFAVYRFIDGQVVSTEDPTALLAITATDTTDFVDANVPEGRTVRYLVTALNRLHSESPASNVAVASAGADDEPAGFDLRLSPNPVSERVVIDYDLPAECTVRLGIRDTSGRAITQLPEQRQSAGTYSILFRPTQLPSGVYFVVLQANGHELSRRMLVAH; translated from the coding sequence ATGGCTGCACGTTTCCGCAACGTACTCCCTGTTTGGTGTCTTCTCTTTCTATGTGCGCTATGTGTGCTGCCCAGACCCGATGCGCTGGCCCAGCCCAAGCGCGAATTTCGGGCGGCCTGGATTGCCACGGTCAGCAATATCGACTGGCCATCGCGGCCGGGGCTGTCGGCCGATCAGCAGCGGGCCGAGTTTGTCAAGATCCTTACTCAGCATCAGCAGGCGGGGCTCAACGCGGTGGTCGTGCAGGTTCGTAGTGCCTGCGATGCGCTCTATCCGAGTGCGTTCGAGCCCTGGGCCGACGTGCTGACGGGGCGGCAGGGGCAGGCTCCCGACTATGACCCGCTGGCCTTTATGATTGCCGAATGCCACAAGCGGGGCCTGGAGTTTCATGCCTGGTTCAATCCATATCGGGCGGTGGCCAACACGCAGGTGGGTACGTTGCACGCGGCTCACATCGCCCGCAAACGCCCCGACTGGCTACTGGCGCAGGGCACATTGCGCATTCTGAACCCTGGCCTGCCTGCCGTGCGTAACTACGTCGCGGGCGTGATTATGGACGTGGTGCGGCGCTACGACATCGACGGCGTTCATTTCGACGACTACTTCTATCCCTATCCGCCCGGCCCAGGTACGTTGCCGTTCAACGACGACGCCACCTTTGCGGCCAACAAACGGGGCTTCACTAACCGGGCGGCTTGGCGGCGCGATAACGTCAATCTTTTCATCAAACAGATGGCCGACAGCCTTCAGGCCACCAAACCCTGGGTGAAGTTTGGGGTGTCGCCGTTTGGTATCTGGCAAAACAAATCGGCGGCGCAACCGCTGGGGTCTACGAGTCGTGGCCTGCAAAGCTACAGCGACATCTACGCCGACTCGCGGCAGTGGATACAGGCGGGCTGGCTCGACTATGTAGCCCCGCAACTATACTGGAACAGCAAGCAGACGTCGGCTAATTACGGGCAACTGGTGCCGTGGTGGTCGGCCGTGGTACAGAGTAGCCCGGCTACGGCGGGCGTCAACCGGCACCTGTACATTGGGCAGGCGGCCTACCGGGTGGGCGCCGCGGGCGAAAGCGCGACCTGGAACGTAGCAGGCCATATGCCTGACCAGCTTCGGCTCAATCGTAGCACTGTGGCCGTGCAGGGTAGTATTTTCTACAACACCTCGACCTTCAACCGGAATCCGCTGGGCCTGCGTGACAGCCTGCGCACGGCGGCGTTTTACGGACGACCCGCCCTGCGCCCGGCTATGCCCTGGAAACACAACACGCCCCTGCCCGCACCCACACAATTACAGGCCGAGCGGCAAGGTAGTTGGGTAGCGTTACACTGGGAAAAGCCCTCAACAGTAGCGGACGAACTGAACCGCATCCGGCAGTTTGCGGTGTATCGCTTCATCGATGGGCAGGTGGTATCGACCGAAGATCCGACCGCGTTACTGGCGATCACCGCTACCGATACGACGGATTTTGTCGATGCCAACGTACCTGAGGGGCGCACCGTGCGCTACCTGGTAACGGCCCTGAACCGGCTGCATTCTGAAAGCCCGGCCAGCAACGTGGCGGTGGCATCGGCGGGCGCCGACGATGAACCGGCCGGGTTTGACTTGCGCCTGTCGCCCAACCCGGTCTCTGAACGGGTCGTGATCGATTACGACCTGCCTGCCGAATGCACGGTCCGGCTGGGCATCCGCGACACGTCGGGCCGGGCGATTACCCAACTACCCGAACAGCGACAAAGCGCCGGTACGTACAGCATTCTGTTTCGCCCTACCCAACTACCCAGCGGGGTGTATTTCGTGGTGTTGCAGGCCAATGGCCACGAGCTTTCCCGCCGGATGCTGGTGGCGCACTAA
- a CDS encoding efflux RND transporter periplasmic adaptor subunit, with protein sequence MTPNSTIKLLLSGLLLSACSGQKETKQAEAAPELPIVQLTRQDATLDHDYAGNLEAVQNVEVRARVGGYLDKILVDEGQSVKQGQLLFQLNPAEYNVKIAEARASIESATAQEQSALVEMDRVKLLVDKNVISASELKLARAKVSSARAAIDQAKASLANAQLLVSLTNIRAPFNGVINRLPFKRGSLVEEGALLTTISDLREMYGYFNVSEKEYLAFIKKRHDPNKTTIREVELVLADDTHYPYKGKIETTETIFEGNSGTIAFRARFPNPKQLLRHGSTGKIRLSNDVDDALLVPQKAVFEVQDKNFVYVVDGGNKVRIRPFVPRSRVEQFYIVQSGLKAGDRVVYEGIQSLKDGMKIVPRPLDADSLKILFASVQ encoded by the coding sequence ATGACGCCAAACTCAACGATAAAACTCCTGCTTTCGGGCCTGCTGTTGTCAGCCTGCTCTGGTCAGAAAGAGACCAAACAGGCCGAAGCCGCCCCTGAACTCCCCATCGTTCAGCTTACCCGGCAAGACGCCACCCTCGACCACGACTATGCCGGTAACCTGGAAGCCGTACAGAACGTGGAAGTACGCGCCCGGGTGGGCGGGTATCTCGACAAAATCCTCGTCGACGAAGGGCAATCGGTGAAGCAGGGTCAGTTGCTGTTTCAGCTCAACCCCGCCGAGTACAACGTAAAAATTGCCGAGGCACGGGCCAGCATCGAAAGTGCTACCGCCCAGGAACAATCGGCACTGGTGGAGATGGATCGCGTCAAGCTGCTGGTCGACAAAAACGTCATCTCGGCGTCGGAACTGAAGCTCGCCCGCGCCAAAGTATCGTCGGCCCGGGCGGCTATCGATCAGGCGAAAGCGTCGCTGGCCAACGCCCAATTGCTGGTTTCACTCACCAACATTCGTGCGCCGTTCAACGGGGTGATCAACCGCCTTCCGTTCAAACGCGGTAGCCTGGTCGAAGAAGGTGCCCTGCTGACGACCATTTCCGATCTGCGTGAGATGTATGGCTATTTCAACGTATCGGAGAAAGAATATCTGGCTTTCATCAAAAAACGGCACGACCCGAACAAGACCACCATTCGGGAGGTGGAACTGGTGCTAGCCGACGACACGCATTACCCTTACAAGGGCAAAATTGAAACCACCGAAACCATCTTTGAAGGCAACTCGGGTACCATCGCTTTCCGGGCGCGTTTCCCGAATCCCAAACAGTTGCTCCGGCACGGCTCGACGGGCAAAATTCGCCTGAGTAACGATGTCGACGACGCCCTGCTCGTGCCGCAGAAAGCGGTGTTTGAGGTGCAGGACAAAAACTTCGTGTATGTGGTCGACGGGGGCAACAAAGTACGCATCCGCCCCTTTGTGCCCCGCAGCCGCGTTGAGCAGTTTTACATCGTGCAGTCGGGTCTGAAAGCCGGTGACCGGGTGGTCTACGAAGGTATTCAGAGCCTGAAAGACGGGATGAAGATCGTGCCGCGCCCGCTCGATGCCGACAGCCTGAAGATTCTCTTCGCGTCCGTGCAGTAG
- a CDS encoding bifunctional 5,10-methylenetetrahydrofolate dehydrogenase/5,10-methenyltetrahydrofolate cyclohydrolase, translated as MILLDGKLLSAQIKQEIAADVAQIKAEGGKIPHLVAILVGTAGRSETYVASKMKSCEEVGMHSTLIRFDDDVTEAELLAAVTDVNNNPDMDGLIVQLPLPKHINPDKVMETILPAKDVDGFHPINIGRMAKGLPAYVSATPQGILEMLKRYDISTSGKHCVVVGRSQIVGLPMSILMQRNDYPGNCTVTLTHSKTQNLAEICRSADILIAALGRPEFITADMVKEGAVVIDVGLERVPDATKKSGFALKGDVKFDEVAPKTSYITPVPGGVGLMTICSLMQNTLKAARREVY; from the coding sequence ATGATTCTTTTGGACGGTAAATTACTTTCTGCGCAGATCAAGCAGGAGATTGCGGCAGATGTCGCACAGATTAAGGCCGAGGGCGGTAAAATTCCCCATCTGGTCGCCATTCTGGTCGGAACGGCCGGGCGATCAGAGACCTACGTGGCCAGTAAGATGAAAAGTTGTGAAGAAGTCGGTATGCACTCGACGCTGATTCGGTTCGACGACGACGTGACCGAAGCCGAGCTGCTGGCCGCCGTGACCGACGTGAATAACAACCCGGACATGGACGGGCTGATCGTGCAACTGCCGCTACCGAAGCACATCAACCCCGACAAGGTGATGGAAACCATTCTGCCCGCCAAAGACGTCGACGGCTTTCACCCGATCAACATCGGACGCATGGCGAAAGGGTTACCCGCCTACGTGTCGGCCACGCCGCAGGGCATTCTGGAAATGCTCAAACGCTACGACATCTCTACCAGCGGTAAGCACTGCGTGGTGGTGGGCCGCAGCCAGATTGTGGGCCTGCCCATGAGCATCCTGATGCAGCGCAACGATTACCCCGGTAACTGCACCGTCACCCTGACACACTCGAAGACCCAAAACCTGGCCGAAATTTGCCGCTCCGCCGACATTCTGATCGCGGCGCTGGGCCGGCCCGAATTCATCACCGCCGATATGGTCAAAGAAGGCGCGGTGGTAATCGACGTGGGCCTCGAACGGGTACCGGACGCGACCAAGAAGAGCGGCTTTGCGCTGAAAGGCGACGTGAAGTTCGACGAGGTGGCTCCCAAAACCAGCTACATCACGCCCGTACCCGGCGGCGTTGGGCTGATGACCATCTGCTCGCTGATGCAGAACACGCTCAAAGCCGCCCGCCGCGAGGTGTATTAA
- a CDS encoding efflux RND transporter permease subunit, with the protein MFNTFIKRPLLSTVISVLIVLLGVLALTGLPVTQFPDIVPPSVTVTTKYTGASADVCVKAVATPLERAINGVPDMTYMTSISGNDGTTLITIFFKVGTDPDLAAVNVQNRVTTVLDELPEEVIKAGVVTEKEVNSMLLYLNIVSSDPSVDEKFIYNFADINVLAELKRIDGVGFAAIMGNRDYSMRVWLKPDRMTVYEVSADDVVQAIRRQNVEAAPGKAGESADRDPQVLQYVLRYTGKFFEPKQYEDLVLRTNPDGSFLRLRDVAEVEFGSASYEVLSKTDGRPSAAIMLKQRPGSNARDVIANVKKRMEELKTSSFPPGMTYNYAYDVSRFLDASIHEVVRTLMEAFVLVFIIVFLFLQDWRSTLICALAVPVALVGTFAFMSMIGFSINLLTLFALVLAIGIVVDNAIVVVEAVHAKMELDHMKPRAATFAAMGDIAGAIVAITLVMSAVFVPVAFMSGPVGIFYRQFSLTLAIAIVISGVNALTLTPALCALLLRANHGEKKGLVGRFFAGFNRGYESLARWYQSLLRRIINRGAITWGILALFVLGTWGISTILPGGFIPTEDQGMIYVNVTTPAGATVSRTEKVLDAIEAVASDMEAVENVSTLAGYSLLTDGAGASYGMGMINLKPWEERAESVQELIERLEEETKGITDASIQFFPPPTVPGFGNSSGFELRLLDRGRSGDLQQTADAAKDFMAALKKRPEIRDAFTSFDPSFPQYLLHVDQEKAAQQGVSIDNAMSTLQTLMGSYYASNFIRFGQMYKVMVQADPRYRSKPEDVLNMRVKNDQGEMVPYTNFVRLERVYGPEQLTRYNMYTSAIINGDATPGYSSGDAIRAIQEVAAESLPKGFGYEWSGMSREEVLSGNQAIYIFGICLVFVYLLLVAQYESLLLPLPVLLSLPTGVFGAFLCLQLAGLQNNIYAQVSLVMLIGLLGKNAILIVEFANQRKQEGASILDAALEGAVSRLRPILMTSFAFIAGLIPLCIASGAGALGNRSIGTAAAGGMLIGTVFGLVLIPGLYVFFAKLGERSGNQTTPDDEDEAPMTSVSTQQHVNGTIVHS; encoded by the coding sequence ATGTTCAACACGTTCATCAAGAGGCCGTTACTATCGACCGTTATTTCGGTACTGATTGTGCTGCTGGGTGTGCTGGCCCTTACCGGGCTGCCCGTCACGCAGTTTCCCGACATCGTGCCCCCGTCGGTAACGGTAACCACCAAATACACCGGTGCCAGCGCCGACGTTTGCGTGAAGGCCGTGGCGACGCCCCTCGAACGAGCCATCAACGGCGTCCCCGACATGACGTACATGACGTCGATTTCGGGTAACGACGGCACCACGCTCATCACCATCTTCTTTAAAGTCGGCACCGACCCCGATCTGGCGGCCGTCAACGTGCAGAACCGCGTGACAACGGTACTCGATGAGCTACCCGAGGAAGTGATCAAGGCCGGGGTGGTTACGGAGAAGGAAGTAAACAGTATGCTGCTGTACCTCAACATTGTCAGCAGCGACCCGTCGGTCGACGAGAAATTCATTTACAACTTCGCCGACATCAACGTGCTGGCGGAGCTAAAACGCATCGACGGTGTGGGGTTTGCCGCCATCATGGGCAACCGCGATTACTCGATGCGCGTGTGGCTCAAGCCCGACCGCATGACGGTCTACGAAGTCTCGGCCGACGACGTGGTGCAGGCCATCCGGCGGCAGAACGTGGAAGCTGCGCCGGGCAAAGCGGGTGAAAGCGCCGACCGCGACCCGCAGGTGCTGCAATACGTGCTTCGGTACACGGGTAAGTTTTTCGAGCCGAAGCAATACGAAGACCTGGTGCTGCGGACCAACCCCGACGGGTCGTTCCTGCGGTTGCGGGATGTGGCCGAAGTCGAATTTGGATCGGCCAGCTACGAGGTGCTGTCGAAAACGGATGGGCGACCCTCGGCAGCCATCATGCTGAAGCAGCGGCCCGGCTCCAACGCCCGCGACGTGATTGCCAACGTGAAGAAACGGATGGAAGAGCTGAAAACCAGTTCATTTCCGCCGGGCATGACCTACAACTACGCCTACGACGTGTCGCGCTTCCTCGACGCCTCCATCCATGAGGTGGTGCGTACCCTGATGGAGGCCTTCGTGCTGGTGTTTATCATCGTCTTCCTGTTCCTGCAAGACTGGCGCTCCACGCTCATCTGCGCGCTGGCGGTGCCGGTGGCCTTGGTGGGTACGTTCGCCTTCATGAGCATGATCGGCTTTTCGATCAACCTGCTCACCTTGTTCGCGCTGGTGCTGGCCATCGGGATTGTGGTCGATAACGCCATTGTGGTGGTGGAAGCCGTGCACGCCAAGATGGAACTCGACCACATGAAACCGCGGGCGGCTACCTTCGCCGCCATGGGCGACATCGCCGGGGCCATCGTGGCGATCACGCTCGTCATGTCGGCGGTATTTGTGCCGGTGGCGTTCATGTCGGGTCCGGTGGGGATCTTCTACCGGCAGTTTTCGCTGACGCTGGCCATTGCCATCGTGATCTCGGGGGTCAACGCCCTTACGCTCACGCCCGCCCTCTGCGCGCTGCTGCTGCGGGCCAACCACGGCGAAAAGAAAGGCTTGGTCGGTCGGTTCTTTGCCGGGTTCAACCGGGGTTACGAGTCACTAGCCCGTTGGTATCAGTCGCTGCTCCGGCGCATCATCAACCGGGGGGCCATTACCTGGGGTATTCTGGCGCTGTTCGTGCTGGGTACGTGGGGCATCAGCACCATCCTGCCCGGCGGCTTTATCCCGACCGAAGATCAGGGCATGATCTACGTCAACGTCACGACGCCCGCTGGGGCCACCGTGTCGCGGACGGAAAAGGTGCTGGATGCGATTGAAGCGGTGGCTTCCGACATGGAAGCGGTCGAAAACGTCTCGACGCTGGCGGGCTACAGCCTGCTCACCGACGGGGCCGGGGCGTCCTACGGCATGGGCATGATCAACCTCAAGCCCTGGGAAGAACGCGCCGAGTCGGTACAGGAGTTGATCGAGCGGCTGGAAGAAGAAACCAAGGGCATCACCGACGCCAGCATTCAGTTTTTCCCGCCGCCGACCGTGCCCGGCTTTGGTAACTCCAGCGGTTTTGAGCTTCGCCTGCTCGACCGGGGCCGGAGTGGCGACCTGCAACAGACCGCCGACGCCGCCAAAGACTTTATGGCCGCGCTGAAAAAACGGCCTGAAATCCGGGACGCCTTTACCAGCTTCGACCCCAGTTTCCCCCAGTACCTGCTGCACGTTGATCAGGAAAAGGCGGCGCAGCAGGGCGTTTCTATCGACAACGCGATGAGCACCCTGCAAACGCTGATGGGTAGCTATTACGCGTCCAACTTCATCCGGTTCGGGCAGATGTATAAGGTGATGGTGCAGGCCGATCCGCGCTACCGCTCCAAGCCCGAGGACGTGCTGAACATGCGCGTGAAGAACGATCAGGGCGAGATGGTACCCTACACCAACTTCGTCCGGCTTGAGCGGGTCTACGGTCCCGAGCAGCTCACGCGCTACAACATGTACACCTCGGCCATAATCAACGGCGACGCCACACCGGGCTACAGTAGCGGCGACGCCATCCGGGCTATTCAGGAAGTGGCTGCCGAATCGCTGCCCAAAGGATTCGGCTACGAATGGTCGGGGATGTCGCGCGAAGAGGTGCTGTCGGGTAACCAAGCCATTTACATTTTCGGCATCTGTCTGGTGTTTGTATACCTGCTGTTGGTGGCCCAGTATGAAAGTCTGCTACTGCCGCTGCCCGTACTGCTCTCGCTGCCAACGGGGGTGTTCGGCGCTTTCCTTTGCCTGCAACTGGCGGGCCTGCAAAACAACATTTACGCGCAGGTATCGCTCGTGATGCTCATCGGGCTATTGGGCAAAAACGCCATTCTGATCGTTGAATTTGCCAATCAGAGAAAGCAGGAAGGAGCTTCCATTCTCGACGCTGCCCTCGAGGGGGCCGTATCACGCCTGCGCCCCATCCTGATGACCTCCTTCGCCTTTATCGCCGGGCTGATTCCGCTTTGCATCGCATCGGGGGCGGGGGCCCTCGGTAACCGCTCCATCGGCACCGCCGCCGCCGGGGGCATGCTTATCGGCACGGTCTTCGGGCTGGTGCTGATTCCGGGGCTCTATGTCTTCTTCGCCAAATTAGGCGAACGCTCCGGCAACCAAACGACGCCCGACGACGAAGACGAGGCGCCAATGACTTCAGTGTCCACACAACAGCACGTTAATGGTACGATTGTTCATTCCTGA
- a CDS encoding ATP-binding cassette domain-containing protein has translation MQPDQPLIALTNATFRRVGASASGPPFALSNLTWALHPGDHWAILGPTGSGKSLFLDALAGRVGVAAGQRRYVADLSLTAINLVPRDFSFDRRVASAAQFYQQRYSADAAQLAPTVWAVLQEQVLPVGTVDPASVTLPPPAHPADWLADVAQTMQITHLLDRPLTSLSNGETRRTLLARTLLRRPRVLLLDNPFVGLDAHSRALLHETLNRVAQSGVSLVLVTDEREIPTAITHRLHLTAPAQISNTLPTPEPVRRALTAADTFTNAIVLREVQVRYGNMVVLDKISWTVRRGEKWALLGPNGSGKSTLLSLITADNPQAYANHVELFDRRRGVGQSIWAVKQRMGFVSPELHLYFDRNTTVWSAVASGLFDSMGLFRKLTDAQTMQVTAQLQALDLWALRDETLASLSVGQQRWTLLARALVKQPPLLILDEPTQGLDTPHIDAFRTLIDTYCAQAPETTLIYVTHYPDELPRCITQTLRLEKGRVV, from the coding sequence ATGCAACCTGACCAACCTCTCATTGCGTTAACCAACGCCACATTCCGGCGCGTTGGGGCATCGGCAAGCGGTCCTCCGTTTGCCTTGTCAAATCTGACCTGGGCGCTTCACCCTGGCGATCACTGGGCTATACTGGGGCCAACCGGCTCGGGCAAAAGCCTGTTTCTGGATGCACTAGCCGGGCGAGTCGGTGTGGCGGCGGGCCAACGGCGCTACGTGGCCGATCTGTCGCTGACGGCCATTAACCTGGTGCCCCGCGATTTTTCGTTCGATCGGCGGGTGGCGAGTGCGGCCCAATTCTACCAGCAACGCTACAGCGCCGATGCCGCCCAACTGGCGCCCACCGTCTGGGCCGTGTTGCAGGAACAGGTGTTGCCCGTCGGGACGGTCGACCCGGCGTCGGTGACGCTGCCGCCACCGGCGCATCCGGCCGACTGGCTGGCCGACGTGGCCCAAACCATGCAGATCACGCACCTGCTCGATCGCCCGCTGACGTCGCTCTCCAACGGCGAAACCCGCCGGACGTTGCTGGCCCGCACCCTGCTGCGCCGCCCGCGCGTGTTGCTACTCGATAACCCATTCGTTGGGCTGGATGCCCACAGCCGGGCACTGCTGCACGAAACGCTCAACCGCGTGGCGCAATCAGGGGTATCGCTGGTGCTGGTGACCGACGAGCGCGAAATCCCGACGGCCATTACCCATCGATTGCACCTGACAGCCCCCGCTCAAATCAGCAACACGCTCCCGACACCCGAACCAGTTCGGCGGGCACTAACGGCGGCGGATACGTTTACCAATGCCATCGTGCTGCGCGAGGTGCAGGTACGTTACGGCAATATGGTGGTGCTGGACAAGATCAGCTGGACGGTGCGGCGGGGGGAGAAATGGGCGTTGCTGGGGCCTAACGGGTCGGGGAAAAGTACGCTGCTGAGCCTGATTACGGCCGATAACCCGCAGGCCTATGCCAACCACGTCGAGCTGTTCGACCGGCGGCGCGGGGTGGGGCAGAGCATCTGGGCGGTGAAGCAACGCATGGGGTTTGTGTCGCCCGAACTGCATCTGTACTTCGATCGCAATACCACCGTCTGGTCGGCGGTAGCGTCGGGGCTGTTCGACTCGATGGGCCTGTTTCGTAAACTGACCGACGCGCAAACGATGCAGGTCACGGCCCAGCTACAGGCGCTGGACCTGTGGGCGCTACGCGACGAAACCCTGGCGTCGCTGTCGGTGGGCCAACAACGCTGGACCCTGCTGGCTCGGGCCCTGGTGAAACAACCACCCCTGTTGATCCTGGACGAACCCACGCAGGGCCTCGATACCCCCCACATTGACGCGTTCCGGACCCTCATCGACACCTATTGCGCGCAGGCCCCCGAGACGACGCTCATCTATGTGACGCACTACCCCGACGAGCTACCCCGCTGCATTACTCAAACGCTTCGGCTGGAGAAGGGGAGGGTTGTTTGA